TTCAAAACAGTGTTAGCTGGAAAAATACCGGTTGGAGTAGTCTGTGTTGTTGGGTACTATTGTGGTAATCTGTGAGAAGTACTAAATAAAGGTGTGCAACTTTTAAAAGGGCTGGTACAGCACTGGGAACAAGGGACCAGGCGAACAGGAGTGGCTGGAAGCTCTCTAATGCTCATCAGCAGTGAAATCCAACCTCCCTCAGAGTAGCTGTTGGATGTGCTGGTACCCAGTTTCACCAAACACACTGAGTCCTGGAATAACTGGGAATTTAATCTTGCTGTCTGTTAAACATGATGGCAAGCTGCCTGATGGAGAGAAGGCCTTGCCAAGCTCCCCTCTTCTGGTAGCTGGGAGTGGTGCCCAGCATAACTTGGGTCAGGGAAGCAGGTTGTCATTAtcatgaaaatttattttcagctcTTGAAAAATCAGTATAATCACTCTAAATGCAAGCCATTCTGGAAATATTCGTTGTCTTTTAACAAAAGTAGAAAATGGTATTTATTAGAAGTTAATGCATGTAGTGTAAATATTTCCTGGCACTCAGTCCCAGCTAAAACAGAAAATCTGTTCATAAATGAAACTGGACAAACCAAAGTCATAAATGCCTCCAACAACTCCGTGGTTAGCTGGTGACTGAAGTGGGCATTTGGAAGGGGTCCAGATAACTGTGAAAATGTATAGGAGGTGATAATCTTTTGAAGTGATGTTGGCTAAAGAGAGAGCTGTTCATGTGGGGCTCTCAGATAGGGTATCTGGGCATGCTTCATGCTTACAGTTTACCTTGCCTGCCTCCCCACAACTTCTAtttacattatttaaaataagataTGCGTAAGCCAGATAAAGAAtaatagattaaaaaataagCCCTCTGACTTACAGGATGATCTGCAAAGCATAAAATGCAATATCAAGCAGTAGTTATTTCCTTGTGCTCTAGTTTATGTTAGGTCATGCTtttagataaaggaagaagaattTACTTTGTGTCTCTTTTATAGAATCTGCTATAATAACTGGCACACTGGTCTAGATATTACCCAGTGTGTTTTCTTGCtacttttgtaaaaaaaaaatatgctctAAGGGTCAAATAacttgattattttattttgtttccagtAGGGGTCTTACTGGGCATGTTGAGATGGCTCAACTGGGCAGACTCAGCCTTTCCTTCTTACATGTGGGAATGatggcactggggctgctggagaggtgcACAGAAGCAGGGAGAGGTGCAGGACCTCGTGGGCACCACTGGGCCCATTGATGCCAGCGCCTCAGGTGCCACCAGTCCTGCATCAGGGACACCATGCTCCTCTGCCATGCAGCACTGTGCTTTTTCTGCAGGTGATGGTTTCTGGTAATGCTGGGGAAAGCAATCACTGTGAAAGCCTCAGAATTGTGCTAGACAGGACTGTACTTGTGTGGCTTCTTCTGTCTCTGAAATAATGTCCTCTGCCTGCTTTGATCTTCCTGATGCAGCCAAACACTGGAGGGTTGTGCTAATGgatctgctttttctttttctttcctttcattgCATGACAGCAGCATTTTTTAGTTCCTGATGACCACAATGTTTTGCTGCTAGAAACCACTAGAAATCAGTCTTTTATAGAAATATTTAGGTTCTTCATCAttaacagaaatgaaaaaagggTGAGTGTTGTTAAGATAGGATTTATAAACAAGCTAATTCCcataaaatttattatttttttctaaaacataGGTGTACAGGTGTAAGGTGAAGAACCTTAGGCCATACTAACATCTGAGAGTTGTCAACTGTGAGTTTTCCAAACTGGAAGAAAAAGTGAGAGAAAAAGTGCCACAGAAGTGAAGCACATGCTGAGTTTTAAGGGCGCTGATTAAATTATTTGGTCGGTTGTTGGTACACAAGCAGGGAAATATGTTTGTAGAAATATGTTTGAATTTGTCTGGTTTACCTGCAGTGGAAACAGACTTTGTGCAAAGCATTTTATAATCACAAACAGATACTACAGATTACTAGTGGAACATAACACATGATAGTCTTTTGAATTCTACAGCCATGGATCAGGCTGTGGAGGtagttttcctttctgtgttttcttttagaTAAttggcagaaaaataaaattaagccaAAGAAGAGAGAAGTGAAAAATAGGAAGCCAGAGAGGAGAAAGCAATTTTGTGAGAGGCTTATTTCTGGATGGGCAATTCTCTTGCCTTTTTTCATCCTGATTTGTGATCTTTTCcatattcctttccttttagGGTACTTGATGGGGTAGGGCAGGAAGAGTATGGCTTTGCTTCCTATGCTTTGTGCTTGGAAGGCCACTAAAGGAATTCAGTTCATTAGTGTTCCaagaactaaaaaaaccccatgcatTCAGTTCTCTTAGTTTGaacctgaggaaaaaaacaaaacaaaacaagaagcCAGAACACTATAAAATAAAAGATACACCTGTGAAGGTACTTGACATGACTGGAGAGAATTGCCTGTCCACGCTCTCTTGctttaaagtatttatttttgtcaCAGATGGAGATGTCTGAAAAGTTCTAAGGTAAgcattcaagaaaaaaaaccccacaagaatAAGCATTCAAGAATAAAATAATGCTGACATTCTAGGGACGAATTAATATAAAAGGGGCTGGATAAGATAATATGATATTAATGGCACAACTTGTTTGAAAGGATGTTCGTAGTGAGGTAGGGGTTGGCCTTTTCTCCCAGGTAAAAAGTGacaagaagagaggaaaaattgCACCAGGGAAGTTTTAAATTGGATAGTTGGAAAACTTTGTTCACTAGAAGTTATCAAGCATTGAAACAAGCTACCAGGAAAGTGGCCGTGTCACCAACCCTGGAACTGTTCAAAAAGTATGCAGCTGTGCCATTTACATGGTTTAGCAGTGAACacggcagtgctgggctggaagCTGGACTTGGTGAGCTttgaggccttttccaacctcagtgattatatgatttgtttctatgaaaTTCTGAGTCCTGAGCAGTTTTGATTGCTGCTTCTTCCTTAAACTTAATTTCTGACAGTAAACACTCATAGACATGATATTCTTGTGAATAATCAGAAGTAAAACTACTGATGGAGCCAAACTCACAGACAAGTTTGATTCTTTCATACCCTCAACAAACATGAAAGACATTGGCATTTTTCTACCAATTTAGTGAAAAGCTTGTGAAAGTGCAAATGTACATTTTCACTGCTGTCATAGTCATGTATCCCAGAGTCTTCAATGTGGTTTTGCTGTCTTCATCAACACCCAGGCATCTGCAGCATTGATTTCTTAGCTGTGCCCATCCTTGCTAGCCATGCCACTGAGAATGGCAGGCTGTCTTTATTACAGAGGACACCTTCCTTAGGCTCCACACTCACATGCCTTTCCTGTTCTGCAGAAGACTGTTGTTACATTTCtgttcacagagaaaagcaaggcacaattcttcccaggaatatttctgggattcacattctctgaacatcagagaaggaaaacacaattcttacttcatttgctgtgcctgtgttgtgccagtgtagaatgcaatatggagattgtttactcAAAGTGACAATATTTTGTTCCCTTGGCCTATCAAGGCCAGGAGAATGTGTGTGTTGTCACGAGATAGTCACAAGAGAATCAGAGACGAGGacagttctgtgcagttgtaAGCAAGAGTGAGTGCATGGCAGATTCAGTCTAGATGCAATGTATATAGtgtagtataataaagtaattatttagccTTCTAATAAGCTAGAGTCCTCCTTGTCATTTTCTCTCCCTCACCCACGTCAGAGTCACCTTGATTTACAATAGAAGACCTCATTATCCAAGTGATGAATAGAACTGCTTTGTAATGAAAGTCATGGCATGACATGATTGTTTACTAACTGACTGAAATTAAGaaatttcattattaaaaattCATAGCTGTTTCACTTATGACAGTTTTTGAGAGAGGAGTCAGTGAATAATTTATTTGCCATAAGCATTCAGCTTATGCTTATGTGATGTTTTTCTGCAACGTTTGTTCTTGAAAATTtgtgaaaaaacccaacaaacaaccACAGAAAAAACCCTCACCCAAACAAAATTACTCTCCTAACCAGAATAAGACTGCCCACTCACTTCCTCCAGTTTTCACTACAGGAGCATATATAGTTCGTGCCAGTGGAGTCTGTACTAGCAGAAGTAGTTGTGTGTCTATTTGGAGGCTTTGCTCCCATAAGAATGCAAGTAAAATCCTTAAAGTATGGATTAAGcaaagaattttattttgggAATAGTTCTTTCTTGACCACTGTGATATTATTGAACTATCATAAAGATATACTGTcagggtttgtttggttttctaaGTGTTTTCTACTTCAGTTGGGTTTCTAAATTTCTAGTCAAGATACTTGTTACAGGTGAGGATCTCTCTGAAGTGAAATGTATGCACTGAAAGGCTTATCCTGCCTTCCCTAGACCAGAGGTTACTTCTAATGCCAAGAAGTAATGCCAAGCAATGACTATTCTGTTTTGAAAAGCACATTTTATCATTGGCAAGTGCAAACCAATGAGTCACGAGTTAGCTTTAAGTCCAGCAAAGATCAGGTGCCAGATGCTCCATCTATGCAGAAGCATGCATCAGTTTTATGTGAGATGTTATTTTCTGAGATCCCACAGTGCTTGCAAAGAGCTGTGTcatcttttcttcctttggCTAAAATGAGACAGGCAGAATATTCCATTAATAGGAAACTACTGTGGCATTATTGGAGATACGTGCTGAATACTTTCACTGGATATCTAGAAGAACTATTTTGTATAAATTACCTGTGTTGTTTTCAATTAAATGTCTTTTGATCAAGAATCTGCCGTGTGTGCAAGATGTGTATTTGTCCTGGTCTGCAGAGCAATGGACTCGTGTCAGTGAGAGACTCTGTCAGCTCTCATGGGGAAGACAAGCACAGAGACTGCTCTCTAAGCTTGTGAAGCCCCCTTAATGAAAGGCCCTGTATTGTTCCATGGTTTCCTGCTAAATATAAACAAGGGGTAGTGTATACATAATTAATCTCATCAGGCTTCCTCTAGTATTTTCATAATAGAAAAATGAATTACAATTACCCTTCACGTCAAGGTGAGTTCATAATTTGTATGTGTACTAGCAGATATaagatttaaacaaaaaaaaaaaaaaaaaaaaaagagccttgTGGCTATAAAGTGCAATGCCAACGTCACAGTAATTTCTGGATGCTCATGATATCTCATCATAAGAAATTTTCAAAGAAACAGCCATCTGATTTCATATAATTTGGAAACAAGCAACAAAATTTACTTTGGTGTAACTTTAGGGCATAGGAATAGGAAAGGACACAGAGAAGACATCTAATCCATTCTCTGCTCTAACCTGCATCATTCTGGACAGATGTTTGTCTACCTTCTCTGTGTGTCCACTGCTTCACTGCACTTTCAGCCTACATTTCACTTTTAGGGATTTCTTTTCTGATTTAATCTTGCTTCAGTTTAAAATCACTAGCACCAGTTCAGATTGGTGTAGGCATGAGGGGTCCCTTTTTTACTGTGTTTGTAGTTACCCTTTATGTAATTGAAAACTTAATATCTCTCCTCAGCGTTTTTGTTTATGGTCCCAATTCCAACATCTTTCTTTTAGATGGGGTGCTCTAAACCTTCACCTTTCAGATTACTGCAGCTAAGATGGGAGATCTGCTCATTGCACCTATGGTTGCTGCTATTGCCAGGCACCAGCTCCTTTCAGGTCATGAGCTCTCAGCTCTGATGCACAAGGTGTTTGCCCAGAGGACCTGAAAGCTGCTCACAACCAGTAGCACTAACAGTGACAAGGTGGCTGCTGAGATGCGTGTAGCACAGCCTGATGGGATCAGAGGAGCTTCTAGGCAATGGAGACTTCATTTCAGTGTATTTGCttgagaaacatttttttttttttagtgggcCTTCTCTTTGGGCTGGAGATTTAAGAGTAGAGATGCCGGTTATATTGAAACCTACTAGGGACAATTAACACACAAGATCAGACAAATCTGTGTTGGAATGAGATAAGGGATACCAATTCCAGAtggaataaaaagcagtttACTAGAAGGAAGAATTTAAGTAATGGCAGTTTTTCTGTTAATATGGATTTGAGCAAGTGTCTGTTTTAAATTGTCTTTAGCAATGCTAACAATCAGAAGCTATTTTTCTTAAGCAGGATTTGAGAGTTGTCCAATAAATACTGCATGAAACACAATTACTCTCTATATTCTTGCAGAGAATAGCAATTTTCATCTAGTTATAGAGGTATATCAGTCTTGGCCACAAGAAATACCAGTCAAAAATTTTCTTAACTGTAACTAAGGTAACAAGGGAGCAGTTTAGAATGATGAGCCCAGAGGCTGAGTATCAGGCCCTACCCAAGTGAAGGGTAAGAAGAGATCGTGCTGAAGAACAGCATGACTCATTTCAGAACACAGTAGATCTCTTAAGATCTCTTAAGGCAAAATATATTCAACTTGATATGACAAAGTGTGAGTTTTCAAGCATATCCGTACAGTTCCCCTGAAGTTAGTGGAATATACAGGCACCAGGGGCAGAAGTGGTTTTCTTTCAACCTCAAACCTTTGCACCTTTCCAATTAGGTATATTGTTTGGGGCTCTTGTatttttccagctttcctcaaAAACAACTGAGGAATATACCAAATATTAAGGAAGTAAAGAAAATGCGAGGAAGCATTAGAATGTGGTACTTTCAAACACATCAGCAAATACCAGGAACTGTTCCCAGTTATGGGAGTTTTCCAAAATATCTGCTTCTTCAGTTTGATGATCCAAGTGGAATGTTAGAAAAAGAATTATCTCAAATTTGTAGTTTAAGAAAATAACCctgtttttctaaataaaaaggcatattttttcctcattgtaAGAGAAATGTATGAGTGGGAACATCAGTTTTCATATGGACTATTTGGTTACTGTGATTGTGTCATTGTTGACATAACACAGAATTCAACCACCTTGCAGCTCTAAAGTAGCCTTTCTTCTGGAGTAcagtgaggattttttttctgttattgtGTTATTGtttttgttgaggttttttttaaggagtgTGGGTAAAGCAGGACTGGCTGTTATTGACACCTCCTGACAGCTGTTGGAATCACCAAGTGCAAGCCTTTGGGTTTGTAAGTTACACCAAGGCTGCACCAGCTGCTGTGACAGTTTCTTCCTTGCAGGTGTCAGCTATTCCACAACACTGAATTTGTCTGTGGCTTGCCAACATAACTTTTGAGGCTGTCAGGATCTGTAGTAACCACCTTCTGTAACAAGAGCATCTATCAACTTGCTGAAAATGCTATCCTGTAAGAAAGAATTAAAGATGACATCCATCACTTTCTGAAAGCTTATGCAAACCCTCTGAACCACTGCCACCAACACACTTGAACGAGCctcaccctgccctggggatgAAGGGGAAGGGATTATAAAGCTGTTTTGAAATACAGACCAGGGCTTTTTTGGTGCActtgattttattaatttttccccAACTCCTTTACACACTGCACCATGTAAGTAAAATGGTTTATTATGTTAGCCTTGGAAAATAAGTCAACTGGGTAGTCTGGAATGCTGGGACCTTGCAGACCTTGGCAAGCAGCTTGCAGCAACAGAGTGAGTGTGCTCTTGCATGGAGGCTTCCTCACCCAGAACAATCAGGTCTTCCCTGGTTGCTGCTTGTGCTCATTGTCCAATTGTGAGAAAAGACAGCCTCTATTCACAGTGCACATTAGAACCTTTGGGGACAGTTAGTGGAAATTTTGTAGAGGTTAtatatttatttgctttcctGAGAGCTGTTGTGATcgttccagagcactgcagaaTGATGTGATGTAAACACACACAGACTGAGTGACTCAGCTTGTCAAAAACTCATTTAAATATAAATgcataaaaaaggaaaaaaaaacccccaaaccaaactGGAATATGTATGTGCTAAAAGCCCTTTTTGTGACTGCTGAATCTATAGCGTTATTGACATTTCACTGTAGCTGAGGGATTACAGAGGAAGAGCTTCCCAGCTTTCCTTAAGTTTAATCCTTACATGACATGTTTGTTGACTAGAATCCCCACGTTACCAGTCTGGATTGGACTTGGTGCTTTCCTGTGTGTACACTTGCCACAAATGGAAGGTAGAGAATCCCAGGATGAGGTGAAGAGATGCAGTCCCTGTTACTTCAAGTTTCTTCCTTCATAAATTAATTGGTTTTGTGCCTCATTTGGAATCTTTTCACAGATTTTAAAGGCCATAGCAGTTCTACCTTTGTGCTGCATGCTTCAGCTAAGGTGCTTCTGTAGGAAGTTTATTTGGTGCTGCTGGTCTGCAGCGCACTCTCTTCGTAAGGAGGCACTGGGTCTGGAGAGAGCTCAATGTGAGCCTCTTCCATGGAAGTCTTCATGGTGGCCTCCTCGTAGGACGGAGGCAAACACACGGAGAGGAACGTGGCATCGGGGAGCAGCGTCGAGTAGTGGAAGCTCTGTTCGCTGCTCCAGGGCAGTGCAGAAAGGAAATTGGACACGTCGTGCTCAGGCAGGGCCTCGGGAAGGTCGATGCTGAAGATCTGCCCCTGCTGAGTGGGGCGCTGGCAACGGCGGTacaggaagagcagcaggaatgcCAGGAAGAGCATCATGGTGGCAGGCAATATGATACACAGGAAAGGTTCTATGTCGTCTTTGGTTGAACTTGACTGTTGTCTGCTCTGTAACCAAAGCAAATAGGAAATGTGTTGGATTCCTGAAGATCTCTTAATCAGAGGGGAAAACCACGTTCCCTATCTCTGCCTTGTGACATAGCAGTTGCTTTTCCAAAGGTCTTTCTCTCTGCACCAGTATACATCAAGCAGTATGTTTTGCAGACTCATGAATTCTATTTACTGGCCAATTAAAGCAAATTACAACCAGAGacaaaaaatcccagagaagctgcaaaTAGTGTTGGATTTTTAGAAAACCCTGTctccaaaggggaaaaaaccctaaaagcCTGGAAGTATATGCAATTTTGTATGGCATTTTATTACTCTTATTATATGGATTATAGCAGGACCAGTCAACTTTGTAGGAAACTGGTcaagcttttaaaatttgtgAGAACATTGAAT
The genomic region above belongs to Passer domesticus isolate bPasDom1 chromosome 3, bPasDom1.hap1, whole genome shotgun sequence and contains:
- the SMIM28 gene encoding small integral membrane protein 28, translated to MRWLLGSSLKNFGHADRGNYDWLNSEPGGPLLETELQSRQQSSSTKDDIEPFLCIILPATMMLFLAFLLLFLYRRCQRPTQQGQIFSIDLPEALPEHDVSNFLSALPWSSEQSFHYSTLLPDATFLSVCLPPSYEEATMKTSMEEAHIELSPDPVPPYEESALQTSSTK